In Drosophila teissieri strain GT53w chromosome 2R, Prin_Dtei_1.1, whole genome shotgun sequence, the following proteins share a genomic window:
- the LOC122613402 gene encoding arginine-hydroxylase NDUFAF5, mitochondrial isoform X2, whose amino-acid sequence MWFEDNSLDLVISSLSLHWVNDLPGCFARIKRSLKPDGVFIASMFGGDTLYELRSSLQLAELERKGGISPHISPFTQIRDIGSLLNRAGFTMLTIDTDELVIGYPSMFELMWDLKGMAENNAAFNRPAHLSRETMLAASAIYQELYAKPNENGIPATFQIIYFVGWKPGPNQPQPLERGTGEVSLKDLGSIIEKGGKLDTKAGD is encoded by the exons ATGTGG TTTGAGGACAACTCACTGGATCTGGTCATCTCCAGCTTGAGTCTGCACTGGGTGAATGATCTGCCCGGCTGCTTTGCCAGAATCAAGCGCAGTTTGAAACCGGATGGCGTCTTCATAGCATCCATGTTCGGTGGAGACACTCTGTACGAGTTGCGCTCCTCGCTCCAACTGGCCGAGCTGGAGCGCAAAGGTGGCATATCACCGCACATCTCGCCCTTCACCCAGATCAGGGATATTGGATCCCTGCTGAATCGCGCCGGCTTCACCATGCTGACCATAGACACCGATGAACTCGTCATCGGCTACCCCAGCATGTTCGAACTGATGTGGGATCTCAAAGGTATGGCGGAGAACAATGCGGCCTTCAATCGACCGGCTCATCTTAGTCGGGAAACGATGCTAGCAGCCAGTGCCATCTACCAAGAGCTCTATGCGAAACCCAACGAGAATGGCATACCCGCAACCTTTCAAATCATATACTTTGTAGGCTGGAAACCCGGTCCCAATCAGCCACAGCCCCTGGAGAGAGGAACAGGAGAGGTGTCGCTCAAGGATCTGGGATCGATTATCGAAAAGGGCGGCAAGCTGGACACAAAAGCAGGCGATTAA